Proteins encoded within one genomic window of Onychostoma macrolepis isolate SWU-2019 chromosome 11, ASM1243209v1, whole genome shotgun sequence:
- the LOC131549450 gene encoding basic proline-rich protein-like, whose product MAAAVKLGGSVANSETTGVRSSRTTGLDTTGLDPPGPPDSGTPKSGPPGTPDSGPPKSGPPGTPDSGPPKSGPPGTPDSGPPKSGPPEPPDSGPPKSGPPGTPDSGTPKSGPPGTPDSGPPKSGPPGTPDSGPPKSGPPEPPDSGTPKSGPPGTPDSGPPKSGPPEPPDLIPPESGPPGPPDSGPPG is encoded by the exons ATGGCAGCAGCAGTGAAATTGGGCGGTTCTGTGGCGAACTCTGAGACCACCGGAGTCAGATCTTCAAGGACCACCGGACTCGATACCACCGGGTTGGATCCTCCAGGACCACCAGACTCGGGAACACCGAAATCAGGTCCTCCAGGAACACCGGATTCGGGACCACCGAAATCAGGTCCTCCAGGAACACCGGACTCGGGACCACCGAAATCAGGTCCTCCAGGAACACCGGACTCGGGACCACCGAAATCAG GTCCTCCAGAACCACCGGACTCGGGACCACCGAAATCAGGTCCTCCAGGAACACCAGACTCGGGAACACCGAAATCAGGTCCTCCAGGAACACCGGACTCGGGACCACCAAAATCAGGTCCTCCAGGAACACCGGACTCGGGACCACCAAAATCAGGTCCTCCAGAACCACCGGACTCGGGAACACCGAAATCAGGTCCTCCAGGAACACCGGACTCGGGACCACCGAAATCAGGTCCTCCAGAACCACCGGACTTGATACCACCGGAGTCAGGTCCTCCAGGACCACCAGACTCGGGACCACCAGGGTAG